In a single window of the Biomphalaria glabrata chromosome 13, xgBioGlab47.1, whole genome shotgun sequence genome:
- the LOC106067584 gene encoding uncharacterized protein LOC106067584, with amino-acid sequence MFGKTTSTMRILIALVLLMVPAVLGGTRFRELYQQIEEDLKGDMFRDAKDDPSDDDWGDKKAWEEMKGWGEKRSRGWGKSRDDDDEDAKKDLVADFKQFARQQAMKEAEEKEAKAEVYRQMERVQMKKYLSEKMEELTENFEAQRMKFVFQTTVHFLSLCQGGSNAKEMLEELDGGQLGDNVKISMNDTFSGNDTSMAGDTEGSFDGTHLKWFAEMDKPTKIKYLLFGYMMSMCGAAQQMTGEIQLLQLKIDQCRQGVAPCGDLVP; translated from the exons ATGTTTGGAAAGAC AACTTCTACAATGAGGATTCTCATAGCACTAGTCCTCCTGATGGTGCCAGCTGTTTTGGGCGGTACTAGATTCAGGGAACTGTACCAACAGATTGAGGAAGATTTGAAAGGGGACATGTTTCGGGATGCCAAAGATGATCCATCTGATGACGACTGGGGCGATAAAAAAGCCTGGGAAGAGATGAAAGGTTGGGGCGAGAAGAGATCTCGAGGTTGGGGAAAG TCAAGAGATGATGACGATGAAGATGCTAAAAAAGATTTGGTCGCTGACTTTAAACAATTTGCCAGACAGCAA GCTATGAAGGAGGCTGAAGAGAAAGAAGCCAAAGCAGAAGTTTACCGTCAGATGGAAAGAGTTCAGATGAAAAAATATCTGTCAGAGAAAATGGAAGAACTAACTGAGAACTTTGAAGCACAAAGGATGAAATTCGTCTTTCAGACCACAGTACACTTTCTGTCTCTGTGCCAGGGCGGCAGCAATGCTAAAGAAATGTTAGAAGA ATTGGACGGTGGTCAGCTGGGAGACAATGTGAAGATCTCAATGAATGATACATTCAGTGGTAATGACACCTCAATGGCAGGAGACACTGAAGGGTCATTCGATGGG ACACACCTGAAATGGTTTGCAGAAATGGACAAACCAACTAAGATCAAATACCTTCTCTTTGGCTACATGATGTCCATGTGTGGTGCTGCACAACAAATGACCGGAGAAATACAACTGCTGCAACTGAAAATCGACCAGTGCAGGCAAGGAGTCGCACCCTGTG GAGACTTGGTTCCATAG